The Mycobacterium sp. EPa45 genomic interval GGGGCGGACTCAGCACGATCAACCCGAGCACGAAGAAGATGGCCCCGGTGGCCAGCGCGACCGTCAGCACCTGACCCACCTGGGAAGCCGCGACGACGAACACCACGTTCGCCCGTTCGGTGCGGGACAGTGGGTCGACGCCGGGTTCGTCGGCGATGCCCTCGAACGGCGTGCCGGCCAGGCGGTCCACGTCCTCGGGGGCGGCTTCGGGCTCATCGACGATCGGGCGGACCCGTTCCAAAGTGCTCGAGACGAGGAACGCCGCGGCGATCGCGAACAGGAACCCGATGGCCAGCCACAGCCGTTGGCGGCTGACGATCGCGGCCATCAACCAGACGTAGGTGTTGAAGAACACCAGGAAAGTCAGCAGCACGACCGGCAGGGCACGGACGAACATGCCGGTGGCAAGGGCGAGGTTCGACATGGTGTCGCGGGCGGCCCAGCCCGCAATCGAGCCGACGCCCGACGCCGTGGCCACCACAATCACCGCGACGGTGATCGCCGTAAGGGTCAGGTTCACCGTGACCCGCGGGCTCGGACCGCCGAACACGCAGCCGAGGATGATCACCGCCAGCGCGAGGTTGGCGGCCACTACTCGCCGCAGCGGGCTGTCGATCCGCGACACCAGCCAGCCCACCAGGGCCGCCACCGGCAACACCAGCACGACGAGCGCCAGGAGGAATCCCTCGGCGACCGTCGGTCTGCCATCGATGTCGATGGTGTGTTTGCCCGACAGCTTGACCACCAGGATCGAGTTCACCGCGAAGACCGCCACGCCGGCCAGTGCCGGCGCCGACCGGCCCCACACCCGCCGCAGCAGGGTGCCGCGTCGCACCACCGCCGGGAGACCTCGAACCAGAAACCAGCGCTCTTCGGCGTAGCGGTCCGGTGATGTCATCGTTGCGCGGCTCCGATGTGGGCTTTCGGGTCAGGTCACCCTAGCCGGAAGAGGCACCGTCCACGCGCCAGGCGCGCGACACCGTCCCCCGTGTGCCCCGTAGGCTGGCGCCCATGCAACGGATCATCGGGACCGAGGTCGAATACGGCATTTCTTCGCCGTCCGATCCGACCGCCAATCCGATCCTGACCTCCACGCAGGCGGTGCTGGCCTATGCCGCGGCCGCCGGGATCCAGCGGGCCAAGCGCACCCGCTGGGATTACGAGGTGGAGTCGCCGCTGCGGGACGCCCGCGGATTCGACCTCAGCCGCTCGTCAGGACCGCCGCCGATCGTCGACGCCGACGAGGTCGGCGCGGCGAACATGATCCTCACCAACGGTGCCCGGCTCTACGTCGACCACGCGCACCCGGAGTACTCGGCGCCCGAGGTCACGGACCCGATGGACGCTGTGATCTGGGACAAGGCCGGCGAACGCGTCATGGAGGCGGCGGCGCGGCATGTGGCCAGCGTGCCCGGTGCGGCCAAGCTGCAGCTGTACAAGAACAACGTCGACGGCAAGGGTGCGTCCTACGGGTCGCACGAGAACTACCTGATGAGCCGTCAGACGCCGTTCTCGGCGGTCATCTCGGGCCTGACGCCGTTCATGGTGTCGCGCCAGGTCGTGACGGGTTCCGGCCGTGTCGGCATCGGCCCGTCCGGCGACGACCCGGGCTTTCAGCTCTCTCAGCGCGCCGACTACATCGAGGTCGAGGTCGGCCTCGAAACCACCCTCAAACGCGGCATCATCAACACCCGCGACGAGCCGCACGCCGACGCCGACAAGTACCGCCGCCTGCACGTGATCATCGGCGATGCGAATCTCGCCGAGACGTCGACCTATCTCAAGGTGGGCACGACGTCACTGGTCCTGGACTTGATCGAGGAAGGCCCCAAATTCGGCCTCGACCTGTCGGATCTGGCCCTGGCGCGCCCGGTGCACGCCGTCCACGTGATCAGCCGGGACCCATCGCTGCGGGCCACGGTGGCACTCGCCGACGGCCGGGAACTGACTGCACTGGCCATCCAGCGCATCTACCTGGACCGGGTGGCCAAGCTGGTGGACGCCCGCGACCCCGACCCCAGTGCCTCGAAGGTCGTCGAAACCTGGGCGCACATCCTTGACCTGCTCGAACGCGACCCGATGGAATGCGCCGAGCTGCTGGACTGGCCGGCCAAGCTGCGCCTCCTGGAAGGCTTCCGGCAGCGGGAGAACCTCGGCTGGTCGGCGCCGCGACTGCATCTGGTCGACTTGCAGTACTCCGACGTCCGGCTCGACAAGGGTCTGTACAACCGGTTGGTGGCTCGCGGATCGATGAAACGTCTGGTCACCGAGCAACAGGTGATCGACGCCGTCGACAACCCGCCGACCGACACCCGGGCGTACTTCCGCGGCGAGTGCCTGCGCCGCTTCGGTGCCGACATCGCCGCGGCCAGTTGGGACTCGGTGATCTTCGATCTGGGCGGTGATTCGCTGGTGCGGATTCCGACGCTGGAACCGCTGCGCGGCAGCAAGGCTCATGTGGGCGCGCTGCTCGATTCGGTCGACAGCGCAGTGCAACTCGTGGAACAACTGACGACCTGACGTTCGTTAGAGGGAGCAATACCGGTCTCGACCGGTAGTGTGGAAGAACCGGCGGCCCGTGCCGAATGGCACGACACAGTCGCCGATCACGAGCAGGAGGCAGCGATGGCTCAAGAGCAGACCAAGCGTGGCGGCGGTGGCGGCGAGGATGACGACCTCGGCGGCGCCGGAGCCGGCGGGCAAGAGCGTCGCGACAAGCTCGCTGAGGAGACCGACGATCTGCTGGACGAGATCGATGACGTCCTGGAAGAGAATGCTGAGGACTTCGTGCGCGCATACGTCCAAAAGGGCGGACAGTGACCTGGCCGTTCACTGATCGCCTGGCCACCAGTTCACCCCTGACCGATCTGTCTTCGTTCTCTGATCACCTGCGGCGCGAAGCTCCGCACCTGTTGCCCACCAGCACCGGTGCAAGCGCTGCGCTGCCCGGTGACGCACTGCCGCACGGCACCACGATCGTCGCCCTGAAATACCCCGGTGGCGTCCTGATCGCCGGCGATCGCCGTGCCACGCAGGGCAATATGATCGCCAGCCGCGACGTGCAGAAGGTGTACATCACCGACGACTACACCGCGACCGGCATCGCGGGTACCGCGGCCATCGCCGTCGAATTCGCCCGCCTCTACGCAGTCGAGTTGGAGCACTACGAAAAGGTCGAGGGCGTCCCGCTGACCTTTCCCGGCAAGGTGAACCGGCTCTCGACCATGGTGCGCGGCAATCTCGGTGCGGCACTGCAGGGATTCGTCGCGCTGCCGCTGCTGGTGGGGTACGACCTCGACGCCGCGGACCCCGAAGCGGCCGGACGAATCGTGTCGTTCGATGCCGCCGGCGGCTGGAACATCGAAGACGAGGGCTACCACTCGGTCGGTTCTGGTTCACTGTTCGCCAAGTCATCGATCAAGAAGCTCTATCCCGCTGTCACCGACGCGGATTCGGCGTTGCGGGCGGCCGTCGAGGCGCTCTACGACGCCGCTGATGACGACTCGGCGACCGGCGGTCCGGACCTCGTGCGCGGCATCTTCCCGACCGCCGTCACCATCGGGGCTGAGGGCGCCGCCGAGGTGACCGAGCAGCGCATCTCGGCGCTCGCTCGTGAAGTCATCGAAAACCGTTCCAGAACAAATACATTCGGACCCGGCAAGGGGCCCAGCAACGAAGCACCACGGGTGGACTAAGTGAGCTTCCCATATTTCATTTCGCCTGAGCAGGCGATGCGTGAGCGTTCCGAGCTCGCGCGCAAGGGTATTGCCCGCGGGCGCAGCGTGGTCGTACTCGCCTATGACTCCGGTGTGCTGTTCGTCGCGGAGAACCCGTCGCGCTCACTGCAGAAGATCAGCGAGCTCTACGACCGGGTCGGCTTTGCGGCTGTCGGCCGGTTCAACGAGTTCGACAATCTGCGCCGCGGTGGCATCCAGTTTGCCGACACGCGCGGGTATGCCTACGACCGTCGCGACGTGACCGGGCGCCAGCTCGCCAATGTCTACGCGCAGACTCTCGGGACCATCTTCACCGAACAGGCCAAGCCCTATGAGGTGGAGCTGTGTGTAGCCGAGGTAGCCCACTACGGCGAGACGAAAGCCCCTGAGCTGTATCGGATCACCTACGACGGCTCGATCGCCGACGAACCGCATTTCGTCGTCATGGGCGGCACCACCGATCCGATCATCACCGCGCTCAAGGAGTCCTACTCCGAGAACGCCGCGCTCGGTGACGCGGTCGGTATCGCCGTCGCGGCGTTGCGGGCCGGTATCAACGGCGCGAGTGGAAGCGGAAGCGGCACCGCGTCGGCCGAGCCGCGGGTACTCGGGCCCGCCACGCTCGAGGTGGCCATCCTGGACGCCAAGCGACCACGACGAGCGTTCCGGCGGATCACCGGCTCGGCGCTGGAAGCCTTGCTGCCCAAGACCGAGGACGCGCCCGCCGCGGAGGAAAACTCCTGACGCAGCTCGTCATCGGCGCCAGCGGGTTCCTCGGCTCCCATGTGACGCGCCAGCTGGTGGCCAGTGGTGCAAACGTGCGGGTGATGCTGCGCAAGACCAGCTCGACGAAGGCGATCGACGATCTCGAGGTCGAACGGCACTACGGCGACGTCTTCGACGACGACGCCCTGCGCGCGGCGATGAGCGGTTGCGACGTCGTGTACTACTGCGTGGTCGATGCACGGATGTGGCTGCGTGATCCGGCGCCGTTGTTCCGGACGAATGTCGAGGGATTACAACACGTGCTGGACGCCGCGGTCGAGGCTGGCCTCGAGAAGTTCGTGTTCACCAGTACCACCGGCACTTTGGCCGTCAGCGACAGCGGGCCGGTCACCGAGGACGATCCGCAGAACTGGACCGGTGGCGGTCCCTACATCGAAACGCGGATTCAGGCCGAGGATCTGGTGCTGCGCTATGCCCGTGACAAAGGGCTGGCCGCAGTTGCGATGTGCATCTCCACCACCTACGGCCCCGGCGACTGGCAGCCCACGCCGCACGGGTCGCTCATCGCTCAGGTCGCTGCGGGTCGTTTCCCGTTCTACCTCGACTTCTCCTCGGAGGTCGTCGGGATCGAAGATGCCGCGCGCGCAATGCTTCTCGCGGCCGAGCGCGGCCGACCGGGGGAGCGTTACATCGTCTCAGACCGGTACCTCAGCTCCCGCGAGGTGCACGAGATCGCCGCCAGCGCTGTCGGAGCGCCGCGTCCTCGCATCAAGATTACGATGCCCGTGCTGTACGCCGCCGCCCACGCCAACGACTTCGCATCGAAGCTGTTGCGCCGCGACCTGCCGTTCGCTGTGGTGGGATTGCGGATGGCGCAACTGATGTCACCGCTGGACCACGGTAAGGCCGAACGTGAATTGGGCTGGCGGCCCGAGCCGGTCGAGGAGTCGATCCGCAAGGCCGCCCGGTTCTTCGTCGGGCAGGCACGCGGCTAGCCCGCGACCCGAATGTGCTCGCGATCGCCGGTGATGACCGCGAGAATATTGCGCCAGGCGTCGGACGGCTCGTTCAGCACGTCACTGTGCGACGACAGGCCGCCCATCGGACCGCCGGTGAGGCGGCGACCGGCGGCCAGCGGAATGACCCCCGGTAGCCGGTCGGGGTCCGCGCCGTGCGGACCGAGCGGGATGCCCTGCACCAGACCGATCGGGTCGGCGGGTGCGGTGATGGAGAACCGTAGGACGTCGCGATTCCGGTTGTGCCAGTCCGACGGATCGCGAACGCCCACACCGGCGCCCGCGGCCTCGACATAGATGACCCGGTCGGCCGTCAGGCCGAAAGTTTCTGCTGTACCCAGGATCGACCCGCCGTAGGAGTGGCCGATGTAGGTCACCGGCATCGAGCCGGCCCGCCGTTCGACGTCTTCGCTGAACGCCACCAGGCGCGGCGCCATTCGCAGGGCGTAACGGGGATCGGCGGCGTCGGCCACCCCTGCGGCCAGTTGACCGGTCGGGAAAGGCCCCCCGAGGTAGGTGATCATCGCGACGTCCCCGTTGGCTCCGGCGACGAAGCGACGGGCGGTCGCCACGTCGTCGGCCGCTCGGTCGAAGGTGGTGTTGAGCCCGGGCACCAGCACCCCAAGGGCGCGCGCGTGGCTCAGGTCGCCCGACAACTCGATGAACGACTGCCGCTGCGGGTCGAACCCGAGGATCTGGCGCGACACCCGGCGCTCGCGGTTCAGGGGATCGGGAACGTCGCCGAGCAGGCTTTCGTAGTAGCTGATGCGAGCCCGCGCATCGTGGTCGTACGCGGCGACGGCCGCGGCCCGCAGCGCCGAATCGGCGTGCAATGTCGCCCAAAGGCGTTCGGCGTCAGCCGCTTCCAAAGTTGGCGCGACCGCGGCGCGCAACTTGACGTCGTCGGGCACTTCGATGCCGCGGAGCTCGTCGAGGATCGCGTTGGCGATGTTGATGCGATTGGCTGCAACGCGCATCTCCCACGGGACACCATCGGTGTTGCCCACCTCGAGGGGCTTGCCTTCGACCAGCCGACGGCGCTCGGAGTCGGACATCGCCGCGACCGAGGCGGCGATGCTGTCCTGACTCATGTGCGGCCAGTCGCCGACCGGACTGCCGGTGACTCCGGCGGGACGAACCGGTGCCGGACCCGCGGTCGCGGTCTCGAAGGCGGCGCCGATCGCCCTGGCCGCTTCGGCATCGGCCGCGCCGAGCGCCGACAACGCGCCCTGCAGGAGGCGGGTCAGCTCGGCTGCCCGCACGTCGAGCATCTCCCGGGCGGCCGAAACGGCGCCACCGCTGCAGGCCACCAGCAGGGCCGACGGTGTCGACGGCGGACCCACCGTGCCGTCGTCGCTGACCTGACACCCTTCGTCGCGGGCGTCGGCTACCACCGCCAGGACTCGATCGCGTCCGCGGGTGAGGACGTCCGCGGCGTCCCGAGCCTCGGCCGCGGCCAGAATCAGGGCGCGACACACCCCGCGCAGTTCCGTGACTGTCGGGCCGAGCGCCGCACGGGCCGTGCCGGCGGCCGTACCGGTGAACACGCCGACGCTGCCCGCCACCGCGTCGTCAATCGCGTCTGCCCGCGCCTGCAGCCGGCCTGCGGCGTCGTCCCAGTCACCGGCCAATTCGAGCAATGCGTGCGGTCGCCAGGTGAGCACCTGCGAAACGCCCGGACCGCTCACGGCTGTTGCAGCTGCTCGGCGGTGACGTCGTCGGCGGCACCGAGTTCTGACACCGACCGGCGCACCGAGCAAACCCAATCCCGCAACGTCGTCTCGAGTCGGTGCACGTCAGCAGTGACGCGTGCCGGTTCACCCGAATTGCCCAGCGCAGAACCGGGCAACCCGTCGATGTCGCGAATCGCAACCGCCGCGAGCTCGCCCGCGGCGTGCGTCAGCCGGTCCAGCAGCACCCCCAGGGCTGCGGGATCGACGACGATGCGCTCAGGCACGGCTCATGCTGACATGTCCCGCGCCAGCGGTTTTTCCGCCATCCACAGGGATTTCGAACGTGTTTCGCCCCCTGCTTGCCCACCACTGGTGCAACGCAACCAGTAGGCTCGGTGTCGTGCAGCGGAGAATCATGGGCATCGAAACCGAATTCGGTGTCACCTGCACGTTCCACGGCCATCGTCGGCTCAGTCCCGACGAGGTCGCCCGGTACCTGTTCCGCCGGGTGGTGTCGTGGGGCCGCAGCTCGAACGTGTTCCTGCGCAACGGCGCGCGCCTGTACCTCGATGTGGGAAGCCACCCGGAGTACGCGACCGCCGAGTGCGACAACCTGACGCAGCTCGTCACTCACGACCGCGCCGGTGAACGGGTGCTGGAGGACCTGCTCATCGACGCCGAACAGCGGCTGGCCGACGAAGGCATCGGCGGGGACATCTACCTGTTCAAGAACAACACCGATTCGGCCGGAAACTCCTACGGCTGCCACGAGAACTACCTGATCGTGCGCGCCGGCGAGTTCTCCCGGATCTCCGACGTGCTGCTGCCGTTCCTGGTCACCCGCCAGCTGATCTGCGGTGCGGGCAAGGTGTTGCAGACGCCCAAGGCCGCGACGTTCTGCCTGTCCCAGCGCGCCGAGCACATCTGGGAAGGGGTGTCCAGCGCGACCACCCGTTCCCGCCCGATCATCAACACCCGCGACGAGCCGCATGCCGACGCCGAGAAGTACCGCAGGCTGCACGTGATCGTCGGCGACTCCAACATGTGCGAGGCAACGACCATGCTCAAGGTCGGCACCGCCTCGCTGGTGCTGGAGATGATCGAAGCCGGTGTGGCGTTCCGCGACTTCTCGCTGGACAACCCCATCCGCGCCATCCGCGAGGTCAGCCACGACCTCACCGGCCGCCGACCCGTTCGGTTGGCCGGCGGTCGCCAGGCCAGCGCGCTGGATATCCAGCGCGAGTACTTCGCCCGCGCGGTGGAGTACCTGCAGACCCGCGAACCCAACACCCAGATCGACCAGGTTGTCGACCTGTGGGGCCGCCAGCTCGACGCCGTCGAGAGCCAGGACTTCGCCAAGGTGGACACCGAGATCGACTGGGTGATCAAGCGCAAGCTGTTCCAGCGCTACCAGGACCGTTACAGCATGGAACTGTCCGACCCGAAGATCAGCCAGCTCGACCTCGCCTACCACGACATCAAGCGCGGCCGCGGGGTGTTCGACCTGCTGCAGCGCAAGGGTTTGGCGACCCGGATCACCACCGACGAAGAGATCGAGGCCGCCGTCGACACGCCCCCGCAGACGACGCGGGCCAAGCTGCGCGGCGAGTTCATCAGCGCCGCCCAGGAGGCCGGCCGCGATTTCACCGTCGACTGGGTGCATCTGAAGCTCAACGACCAAGCGCAGCGCACGGTGCTGTGCAAGGACCCGTTCCGCTCGGTCGACGAGCGGGTGAAGCGGCTCATCGCGAGCATGTGACGAGCGCGCCGCGCGAGCGGCGCGCGCATCCCGGCTAAGGTTTTCCGAGTGGCGACATCCAAAGTCGAGCGGTTGATGAACCTCGTCATCGCGCTGCTGTCCACGCACGGCTACATCACCGCGGATCGCATCCGGGCCAGCGTCGCCGGCTACGCCGACAGCCCCAGCGATGAGGCGTTTTCTCGGATGTTCGAGCGCGACAAGAACGAGCTGCGCGATCTGGGCATCCCGCTGGAGACCGGACGGGTGTCGTCGTTCGACCCCACCGAGGGTTACCGGATCAACCGAGACGCGTACGCATTGCCCGACATCGAACTCACCGACGAGGAGGCGGGCGCGGTCGCGATCGCCACCCAGTTGTGGGAATCGCCGGAGCTGATCACCGCGACCCAGGGCGCGCTGCTGAAGTTACGGGCCGCAGGCGTCGACGTCGATCCCGATGCCGCCGTCGCGATCACCACCGCGTCGGGTCCGCCCGGTCTGCGTGGATCGGAGGATGTGCTGGGAAACCTGTTGTCGGCCATCGATTCCGGTCAGCCGGTGCAATTCCGGCACCGGTCGCTGCCCACCGATCCCTACACCGTGCGCACGGTGGAACCGTGGGGGGTCATCACCGACCGGGGTCGCTGGTATCTGGTTGGGCACGATCGGGATCGCAACGCCACCAGAACATTTCGGCTTTCGCGTATCGGCGCCGACATCAAAACCGTCGGCGCGCCGGGATCGGTCACCCGGCCGGACGGCGTCGACCTGAGAGCGATCGTCGACCGGGCGATCGGGGAGGCGCCCAGTGGGGTGCAGGCATCGGTGTGGGTGGCCGACGGGAAAGCAATGTCGTTACGCCGCAACGGTAAATCGACGGGTACCCGCATCATCGGTGGGCGCCCCGGTGAGGTGATCGAGCTCGACATCGGCACCCGCGACCGGCTCGCCCGCGAGGTCGCCGGATACGGGGCCGACGCGCTGGTCCTGGAACCGGCCGCGTTGCGCGACGACGTGATGCAGCGGTTGCAGGCCCAAGCGAGGGTGCAAGCATGACTCCCGTTTCGACGCGCCTGGTGCGGCTGCTGAACATGGTGCCGTACCTCAAGGCCAACCCGAGCATCACCTACGACGAAGCCGCCGCCGACCTCGGCGTGACCCGCAAGCAGCTTCAGCAGGACCTCGATCAGCTCTGGATGTGTGGCTTGCCGGGTTATGGGCCCGGCGACCTGATCGACTTCGAGTTCTCCGGGGACTCGATCAAAGTGACGTTCTCCGCCGGGATGGACGAGCCGCTGCGGTTGACCTCGCCGGAGGCAACCGGGCTCCTGGTCGCCCTGCGGGCGCTGATCGACATTCCCGGCGTCGTCGATCCACAGGCCGCGCTGTCCGCGATCGCCAAGATCGAGTCGGCGGCGGGCACCGTCGGCCACGACCACACCCATGCCGTTACCGCGGTGGAGGAACGAGCGCCCATCGAGAGCGACACCGCCGCCGCGGTGCGCGCGGCGGTGCGCGACGGACGCGCGCTGAACATCGAGTACTACTCGGCCTCCCGGGACACCCTGACCAGCCGCGTCGTGGACCCGATCCGGGTGGTTCTGGTCGGCGATCACAGCTATCTGCACGCCTGGGCGCGCGACGCCGACGGCGTCCGGTTGTTCCGGTTGGACCGGATCGTGGAGGCGACGGTTCTCGACCAGGCCGCGATCCCACCCGAGCCGGCCGTGCAGGCACCGCCGGATACCTCGTTGTTCGACGCCGACCCGGCGCTGCCCGCCGCGACATTGCTGCTGGCCCCGACCGCCTCGTGGATGCTGGAGTACTACCCGATGCGCATCCTCGAGGAGCTGCCCGACGGGTATCGCAAGGCCACGATGACCTATGCCTCCGAGGAGTGGATGTGCCGGGTGCTGCTCGGATTCGGCGCCGAGGTCCGGGTATTGGGGCCTGACTCGCTGCTGACCCGGGTGCGCGATAGCGCGGCCGCAGCGTTGGCCGCGTATGCCGACCTCGACGGCTGACCTGCATAGCGGCTTGTCATGGGGCCGGTGCGGTAGCATCGAGACAACTCCTGGAGGTGACCAAATTGGGTGCTCTACAACCGTGGCACTGGCTGATTCTCATCGCGGTGGTCGTGCTGCTCTTCGGTTCGAAGAGGTTGCCTGATGCCGCCCGCTCGCTGGGCAAGTCGATGCGCATCTTCAAATCAGAGGTCAAAGAGCTGCAGAACGAGCACAAGACGGACACTCCCGTCACGCCCGCCCAGCCGCCCACCCAGGTGCAGTCCGAGCGCGTCGAGGCTCCGGTGACCCCACCGGTGCAGGGCCACACCGACGCGAAACCGGCCTGAACCGACGACGCAGGGGCGTCCACACGCCCGTAGTCAGCCGCTGCCGTGCGCACTCCTAAATTCCTGACGCGGCTGGACCCTCGACAACGCCGCAGCCGGGTCAACCCGGACGGGACGATGTCCCTCGTCGACCACATCCGGGAACTGCGGACCCGTTTGTTGATCGCGATGGGCGCTGTCGCGTTGACCACCATCGTCGGTTTCCTCTGGTACAGCCATGGGCTTTTCGGCCTGGAGAGCCTCGGCGAATGGCTGCGGGAGCCGTACTGCTCGCTACCGCAGTCGGCGCGCGCCGATATCAGCGCCGACGGCGGTTGCCGTCTGCTGGCGACCGCGCCGTTCGACCAGTTCATGCTGCGGCTCAAGGTGGGGCTGACCGCCGGAATCGTGCTGGCCTGCCCGGTGTGGCTCTACCAGCTGTGGGCGTTCATCACCCCGGGCCTGTACCGCAACGAGCGCCGCTTCGCATCGGTGTTCGTCTTCTTCGCGGCGCTGCTGTTCGTCGCCGGCACGGTGCTGGCGTACTTCGTCCTGTCGAAGGCGCTGCACTTTCTGCTCACCGTCGGCAGCGATGTCCAGGTGACCGCGCTCTCCGGCGACCAGTACTTCGGGTTCCTGATCAACCTGCTGCTGATCTTCGGCGTCAGCTTCGAGTTCCCGCTGCTGATCATGATGCTGAATCTGATCGGGGTGCTCCCGTACGCGAAGCTCAAATCGTGGCGGCGCGGATTGATCTTCGGCGTGTTCGTGTTTGCCGCCTTCGCCACACCCGGCTCGGATCCGTTCTCCATGCTGGCGCTGGGCCTGGCGCTCACGCTGCTGCTGGAGTTCGCCATCCAGGCCGCCCGGCTGCACGACCGGCGCAAGGCCAAGCGCGAGGCACTGGCCGAGATTCCCGACGAGCAGGCCGCACCCATCGAGGCGCCGGAGCCGGTGACTGCACCGGCGACGTATGCGGCACAGCATGACGACATCACCTGAGGCCGGCGGGCAGGAGCGCAGCGACCCGGGGAATGAGGCCGGCGGGCTGGAGCAGTTCACCGAGCTGCTGACGTTCCGGCTTGATCCGTTCCAGGTCCAGGCGTGTGAGGCGCTGGAGCGCGGCCACGGTGTTCTGGTGTGCGCCCCGACCGGCGCGGGCAAGACGGTGGTCGGTGAGTTCGCAGTGCACCTGGCGTTGAAGGCCGGCCGAAAGTGCTTCTACACCACACCGATCAAGGCGTTGAGCAACCAGAAGCACAACGACTTGGTGCGCCGTTACGGCGCGGAGAACATCGGTCTGCTCACCGGCGACCAGTCGGTCAACGGCGACGCCCCGGTGGTGGTGATGACCACCGAAGTGCTGCGCAACATGCTGTACGCCGGATCTGATGCGCTGCAAGGGCTTTCGCATGTCGTGATGGACGAGGTGCACTTCTTGGCCGACCGGATGCGGGGCGCGGTGTGGGAGGAGGTGATCCTGCATCTGCCCGACGACGTACGTCTGGTCAGCCTGTCGGCCACAGTCAGCAACGCCGAGGAATTCGGCGGCTGGATCCAGACCGTACGTGGCGACACCACCGTCGTCGTCGACGAGCACCGGCCGGTTCCGTTGTGGCAGCACGTGTTGGTGGGCAAGCGGCTCTTCGACCTATTCGATTACGACCGGGAAGGCAAGCAGCACCTCGTCGATCCGGAGCTGATGCGCCACATCGCGCACCGACGTGAGGCCGAACGTCTTTCCGACTGGGAGCCGCGCCGGCGCGGACCCGGGCGTCAGGGCGGCCGGTCGAGCCTGTACCGCCCGCCGTCGCGCCCCGACGTGATCGGCTCGCTCGACCGCGAAGGCCTGCTGCCGGCGATCACGTTCATCTTCTCCCGCGCCGGCTGCGACGCCGCGGTCAAGCAGTGCCTGCGCAGCTCGCTGCGGTTGACCAACGACGAGGACCGGGTGCGGATCGCGGAGGTGATCGACCGGCGCTGCGGCGATCTGGCCGACGCCGACCTGGCGGTGCTGGAGTACTACGAGTGGCGCGAGGGCCTGCTGCGCGGGCTGGCCGCCCACCATGCCGGCATGTTGCCGGTCTTCCGGCACACCGTCGAGGAGCTGTTCACCGCCGGGCTGGTCAAGGCGGTGTTCGCCACCGAGACACTGGCGCTGGGCATCAACATGCCGGCCCGCACCGTCGTGCTGGAGAAGTTGGTGAAGTTCAACGGCGAACAGCACATGCCGCTGACGCCGGGGGAGTACACCCAGCTGACCGGCCGCGCGGGGCGGCGCGGCATCGACATCGAGGGCCACGCCGTCGTGCTGTGGCACCCGGATGTTGAACCCGCCGAGGTCGCCGGGCTGGCGTCGACCCGAACCTTTCCGCTGCGCAGCTCGTTCGCGCCGTCGTACAACATGACGATCAACCTGGTGAACCAGATGGGGCCGGAGCAGGCTCACCAACTGCTGGAGCGGTCGTTCGCGCAATTCCAGGCCGACCGATCCGTCGTGGGTCTGGTCCGTGGTGTCGAACGCGGCGAGAAGATGCTCGACGACATCGCCGATGAGCTGGGCTGGGACCGCCGCAAGCAGCCGGAAACCGAGCCGGCGATTCTGGACTACGTGCGCCTGCGCGCCAAGATCAGCGAGCGGGAGCGGGCGCAGTCGCGGGCCTCG includes:
- a CDS encoding RNA helicase — encoded protein: MTTSPEAGGQERSDPGNEAGGLEQFTELLTFRLDPFQVQACEALERGHGVLVCAPTGAGKTVVGEFAVHLALKAGRKCFYTTPIKALSNQKHNDLVRRYGAENIGLLTGDQSVNGDAPVVVMTTEVLRNMLYAGSDALQGLSHVVMDEVHFLADRMRGAVWEEVILHLPDDVRLVSLSATVSNAEEFGGWIQTVRGDTTVVVDEHRPVPLWQHVLVGKRLFDLFDYDREGKQHLVDPELMRHIAHRREAERLSDWEPRRRGPGRQGGRSSLYRPPSRPDVIGSLDREGLLPAITFIFSRAGCDAAVKQCLRSSLRLTNDEDRVRIAEVIDRRCGDLADADLAVLEYYEWREGLLRGLAAHHAGMLPVFRHTVEELFTAGLVKAVFATETLALGINMPARTVVLEKLVKFNGEQHMPLTPGEYTQLTGRAGRRGIDIEGHAVVLWHPDVEPAEVAGLASTRTFPLRSSFAPSYNMTINLVNQMGPEQAHQLLERSFAQFQADRSVVGLVRGVERGEKMLDDIADELGWDRRKQPETEPAILDYVRLRAKISERERAQSRASRLQRRQATTDALAALRRGDIINITQGRRGGLAVVLEAANESSDPRPLVLTENRWAGRVSSADFAGVAAALGSMTLPKRVEHRQPRVRRDLASALLSAASGLHVPSARKRRGDAEESSDIDPELLALRESMRRHSAHGMADREAKVRVGERFLRVERDNDQIRKKVSAATNSLARTFDRIVGLLTERGFIAVGEDGQPGVTADGRLLARIYNESDLLVAECLRKGVWKGLAPAELAAALSAVVFEARGSDGPTPSHAVEMPTANVRRALVEMRRMSGQLRADENRHRISPTREPDEGFVAAMYRWATTGDLTAALDASDVAGAGTPLPAGDFVRWCRQVLDLLDQVRNAGPEAGLRKTAKRAIDDIRRGVVAVDGG